Within Plasmodium reichenowi strain SY57 chromosome 3, whole genome shotgun sequence, the genomic segment aatgaagaaaaaagatGGGCATATTTAAgattacaaaaaaatgaatatataatgaaaaaagtCATAGGAATAAATTCTTCTGACATTTTTgatttatcatataaatattataaatataatcaagaaaaaattaaatttattctTAACGATTTTTCAGAAACAACCTATTTAGGATTTATATGTCAAActaaagaagaaataaaaaaaagtttatGCTCAATATCATTAGTTGATTATAGTCATAAAAACATGATgattaataatttatttaaaacaaataataataataatatattaccTTTCCTATATTATCAATCTGCACCTAGAAAAATCCAACCATATAATCAAATGATAAGTGAATTTCGATTTgttctttttaaaaacttTCATCTCTTTttacaagaaaaaaaaatcaattatatattattaaaatgcATGTGCTCATCTTCTTCTAGTTTCATAAatacacaaaaaaatatagagCTAAGTTATCTAATTACAAACGAACAAGTGTCACACGATTTTATTCATTCGCCAGgaattttaataaaaccCCGTACAAATATTTCTCAcaatgataataaaaggaataataaaaggaaTAATAAAAGCGACAATAAACACAGTAATAAAGAcagtaataaaaatagttATAATCACAATGATAATCACAATAATAATCAcaataaagatataaacATTAATTCTAATTACTctatacataataataatgaaaaaataaaaagaacaaaaaaaaaaattaatgatGCACCATATGACAAACAAGACGAATTACCTTCTTATGATTTCAATGATCTACTtcatgaaaaaaaaaatggtgCCTCTCTTTTTGATTTCAACCTTGTACTGTTTCTCTTTATTTGTATCACACTGTTCTAGTAATGTTCAAGCGCCCCCGAAAAAAAGGATCATCATGGATGACCACTATATGACTACCCCCAAACATTAATTACATAAcgaaaaataaaataaaacaaaacaaaaaaacacacacatatatatatatatatatatatatatatatatattttttattttttatttatatatattttcagATTTGTAGTtaatttgtaaaaaaatttataagtttataaatatacgaaatatacataacatacatacacatatgtgtatatttcttattttattttatcttattttattttattttttttttgaaacatttgtttttttgataatatttaaaaatatatataatatttaaaaaaaaaaaaaattaaaattaaaacaatatatttaatattaattgtgcatattatgatatatatcatattaattttttttttttttttttttttttttttttcaNNNNNNNNNNNNNNNNNNNNNNNNNNNNNNNNNNNNNNNNNNNNNNNNNNNNNNNNNNNNNNNNNNNNNNNNNNNNNNNNNNNNNNNNNNNNNNNNNNNNNNNNNNNNNNNNNNNNNNNNNNNNNNNNNNNNNNNNNNNNNNNNNNNNNNNNNNNNNNNNNNNNNNNNNNNNNNNNNNNNNNNNNNNNNNNNNNNNNNNNNNNNNNNNNNNNNNNNNNNNNNNNNNNNNNNNNNNNNNNNNNNNNNNNNNNNNNNNNNNNNNNNNNNNNNNNNNNNNNNNNNNNNNNNNNNNNNNNNNNNNNNNNNNNNNNNNNNNNNNNNNNNNNNNNNNNNNNNNNNNNNNNNNNNNNNNNNNNNNNNNNNNNNNNNNNNNNNNNNNNNNNNNNNNNNNNNNNNatattaattttttttttttttttttttttttttttttcacataaaaaataaggatGCCAGTTTGTATGATAGACAGCGCACAAACACAAACACAAACACAAacacacacacacatacatataatagTGTATAAGATATGATGTAAATACATTATACACCCATTACATATCATATATCCCAACCGTTTGATCATCAAACTAAAAGTAATATGTTCCGTTATCTTTGTAATATCTCAACAAATCTTCATTCAAATGTAAGTGTACATCTTCAAACCATTTATGCTTTAAAGCTTCATTAGCTGTTATCCTATTTTTGTAATCGTAACTTAAGAACTGATCAATTAAATCCAAGCCCTCATCACTCAATATTCTTCTTCCATATATATCCgtaaatataatttctaACATTTTCAATCGGTCAATTTTAAATTTAGGCAATTCTCCaataaattctttttttaaaaggtCATCGAAATTTTCATTAGGGATACCTCTAAATACTAATATCTTAAATAAAACAGATGATTCAAATTTAGATGTGACAGGAACGAAACCTAATAAACATTCACACATGGTTATACCCACTGACCATATATCCAcagaataattatataaagtaCTATTACATAAAATTTCTGGTGGTCTATATTGTAAAGTTATAATATTTGAATCCTTTGTTTCTGCTTTTAAGAAATGATCATATACACCTAATCCGAAATCAGCTATTTTGACTATCCATTCTTTGGGATCATTTAATCCATCTGACAAGTActgtatattttttataagtGTATTAGCCGGTTTAATATCTCGatgtattataaatttCTTATGAAAATGATTAATACCTTGTAACATTTGATATATCACAACTTTTGTTTGGATTTCTGTTAAAGATGGCATTTCAGGATAAAAGCTTCGgttttctattttttttaatggtaaataaacatattttacataattaCGTATATGGTCATATGTCATATCAATCCTTTCATTTGGTAAATACTGAGCTGTACATTGCTTTATGTgttgtataaataaagaatgctttttctttactttatttaatatatcgTTTAAACTACAATCGCACTTTTCTATTACTAAAAACAAATCCCAATTCTctatataatcattattCCTATTTTCaatcttttttaattttttcgAATGTTTCctatattttaatttatcaatatttctattattCTCTTTTATTCTCACATGACCTTTTCTCATCTTTTTTCTGCATGAACTCTTGTATGGGTAATTATGAACTCCTCGTGATATTTTACCTACACCACGAActtgattattattattaacaaaatTGTTAGGAACATAACCATCGTTActatcatcatcataattattattgtcaccatcataattattattgtcaccatcataattattattgtcatcatcaaaattattattgtcatcatcataattattattgtcatcatcataattattattgtcaccatttttgttattattgtcaccacttttgttattattgtcaccacttttgttattattgtcaCCACTTTTGTTATTATCATTCGTTACGGCCGTGTTACCCTTAAAATAATCGTAGTTACAATACACATCATCGGAATCTTTTCTTATATTACACCTATCCATCACATTATTAGAACCTCCCATATACAACAAAATCCCTTTGCTATTATGTTGTCCTTTTTTAATACCCTTCTTATACATTCCTCCCATagatatatcattattataaacataacCATCCCTCAAGGAACTAAAATTCTGTTCCCCATGTTCTGACTTATCTATACTATGCATAACCAAATCCTTTTCTAAATCTTCTATTGTTATACAATTTTTGGCTACAAAATTTCTATATCTATTATTTCTTTGAACCGTTTCAAGAGAAGGAGAATATTGATTTCTCTCAGGTTTTCGATGTCTCTGAAAACTAAAATCATATTCAGCTGCAGaatcttcttcatttataatTCCTTTATTATTACGATTGTTTTTTGTCTTTCCTTTTCGATATGTATGTACACGAAAACTATCTATTAAACATACAACATTAGgatgaaataatattctcattatattatattcattcaCTGCAAATTCTTCAGAAccaaatttatatttaaaatttgGCCAAAAATATCTTAATACCTTAACAGCAAAATGTAAATAACAATCATCTAATGATTCAGCCTTAAATACTTTTCCATATACACCTTCCCctaatttttttactattttatattttttcataaaatcacgaggaaataaatttaataatttttcaatatGTATATCATAATTCTTATGATTAAAAGATATCATCGAAAATATTTTCTCATTCTCTATCATCTCTCTTTCATATAAAGATTGCTTGTCATATAAAAAACCATCAATCAAATCTAAAcgaaaattttttaatttcttatCAGTCACATAATCCTTTTCAAATATGGTCTCATCATCATAAATATCTTTCATACCTTCATCCAAAAGGGTCCcttcatcattattatcatcataaccatcatcatcattattatcatcataaccatcattattattataatattcacTCTTGCAATAATTATCCTCCCAATTTTTATCTCCATAATTTCCAATTTTATCACCTCCATGTCTGTCATTTTTTCCCTCTTTCTTCTTCCTTTCAAAACTCTTTCTCTCTTCACAACCAAATAAATCCTCCAAAGTGTAGGCCCCCTTTTTCTCATCAAAAGAAATAATCTCCTTTAACCTTTCAACTTCCGCATTCTCTAAACTTACTGCGCagtttttatattttccaaaaaaattttttttactcAAATACcaaaaattttttatatagcCTTTCATTATTTCCGTATTACTCACATCctcatttattattacctTTTCTCtcttatttattaataaatctGAATGATGATAATGCAAATCCATATTACCACTACTTCCTAAAGTTACTCGTCTTCTCTTTTCTACATCATCATAAGGACTTACACTTATGTTGTTATTATCATACGTGTTCCCATTATTAATCACATTGTAAACACATATTCGTGGTTTCTTAAATAATTTCTCTCCTTCAAAATAATCATCTTTATAAGGATGAAAAAAGT encodes:
- a CDS encoding cdc2-related protein kinase 4, with amino-acid sequence MNIDQNNNIEKKIANKRKGNMNKKKNILLNQPKNNEVIMKKNMKKVKNEKICKNGKGNIEEASTHLINTRRKDNHIKEAIYKDLEKEKKFASSTKGTLIKSSGLLDLNKEEHVEKGMVDNKSVITRTSSNYSILNYFKNSKDTNKSGMTNNNNNNNNNINNINNINNINNNNNVKTSSGSNKTRNISNNRNNIHNKTNSYNLKRDNIKITNYMKQSDRHIEKNNEVHLDKHGYKDDNYKKTFNHNNYLSMKNNIENNLMNYKKCKLDRIHAENNSSIDSFQSKDDKNVILENKDTYKNKEYMINKDVVNLNEHKNDSYDMVCNRLGKSCNVLNTISLSQKNNDNINLNACNNSLVIKGEEMKSRCTGQTRASSVGLLKRNSIYNYKENLRDDLINNCVEMEKMDTTKNINNMKNLDCVSNINYVKNINNNVNINKGRINTSQEINNSCKNIEYELNDLNKEEENNNLYNCKERNREYLHSINIPYTSNSNNKINKNLLMTSLPTEYRNKSSKSSDELFSRNLLDFENFCSYKFKRNINNNLVNNICNMYEEVNNLYVYPEQMKRGEESVSYGDNNMCNNRNGYENNIYNTIKRNSYFFHPYKDDYFEGEKLFKKPRICVYNVINNGNTYDNNNISVSPYDDVEKRRRVTLGSSGNMDLHYHHSDLLINKREKVIINEDVSNTEIMKGYIKNFWYLSKKNFFGKYKNCAVSLENAEVERLKEIISFDEKKGAYTLEDLFGCEERKSFERKKKEGKNDRHGGDKIGNYGDKNWEDNYCKSEYYNNNDGYDDNNDDDGYDDNNDEGTLLDEGMKDIYDDETIFEKDYVTDKKLKNFRLDLIDGFLYDKQSLYEREMIENEKIFSMISFNHKNYDIHIEKLLNLFPRDFMKKYKIVKKLGEGVYGKVFKAESLDDCYLHFAVKVLRYFWPNFKYKFGSEEFAVNEYNIMRILFHPNVVCLIDSFRVHTYRKGKTKNNRNNKGIINEEDSAAEYDFSFQRHRKPERNQYSPSLETVQRNNRYRNFVAKNCITIEDLEKDLVMHSIDKSEHGEQNFSSLRDGYVYNNDISMGGMYKKGIKKGQHNSKGILLYMGGSNNVMDRCNIRKDSDDVYCNYDYFKGNTAVTNDNNKSGDNNNKSGDNNNKSGDNNNKNGDNNNYDDDNNNYDDDNNNFDDDNNNYDGDNNNYDGDNNNYDDDSNDGYVPNNFVNNNNQVRGVGKISRGVHNYPYKSSCRKKMRKGHVRIKENNRNIDKLKYRKHSKKLKKIENRNNDYIENWDLFLVIEKCDCSLNDILNKVKKKHSLFIQHIKQCTAQYLPNERIDMTYDHIRNYVKYVYLPLKKIENRSFYPEMPSLTEIQTKVVIYQMLQGINHFHKKFIIHRDIKPANTLIKNIQYLSDGLNDPKEWIVKIADFGLGVYDHFLKAETKDSNIITLQYRPPEILCNSTLYNYSVDIWSVGITMCECLLGFVPVTSKFESSVLFKILVFRGIPNENFDDLLKKEFIGELPKFKIDRLKMLEIIFTDIYGRRILSDEGLDLIDQFLSYDYKNRITANEALKHKWFEDVHLHLNEDLLRYYKDNGTYYF